Proteins found in one Leishmania major strain Friedlin complete genome, chromosome 35 genomic segment:
- a CDS encoding conserved hypothetical protein (previous protein_id=AAZ14508.1) gives MASAPHVPTATSPLAAATATGFDEDDVLSQPGGAHAPAALELTMQALFGPIFQVEERGRAAAKDPALIDTQSILHDLFGGAIREDDVHLFQDERHSVEVLAREMKMNKDVLVYEEGARYFGSAGADVLRADHNVPFTLLESSLPERWDEKRERAAAPSWLLDMPVIFPNRQTLHADPRPCDPSTCAYLESNKFMLYTPTNVLRWSVSDKGVSSNSRIVRWSDGSMTMHVGNDVLTLLPSQESTLNLLGETLEVGKAGMEIDAVIASTVPEKHLTARLGEAASIEAALAQERRQRKLENRHRNLPYADFSMPPIDWARPRKGRSIHEEFVREEYEMREREMKRRIKDGRPMTLAEQLQLEARLQDHVTTASAEQLQAEREDQLRRAALKAAQRAENRSQKRNRFDRDLDLHGATDSGHGMGGDPFLRDKEDDGRDSDEDVSDVDSFEQQLADMYARNNAADATAKPVEKKLKSERGNSRYDGLAAALRSLLTQIPMNAEAFASVDGTLTFISMNDTPEDVVRSEVPKMLAEVAAELPTVNTQRVKEEIAALFPGEL, from the coding sequence ATGGCTTCTGCACCACATGTGCCTACGGCTACATCTCCCCTAGCAGCGGCTACGGCGACGGGCTtcgacgaggatgacgtcCTCTCGCAACCTGGAGGTGCCCATGCACCCGCGGCTCTGGAGCTGACGATGCAGGCGCTGTTCGGTCCCATCTTCCAGGTGGAAGAACGTGGCCGAGCCGCAGCGAAGGATCCGGCTCTCATTGATACACAGTCCATCCTGCACGACCTCTTTGGTGGTGCCATCCGCGAAGATGATGTGCACCTCTTTCAAGACGAGCGCCATAGTGTTGAGGTGCTTGCACGAGAGATGAAAATGAACAAAGATGTGCTGGTGTATGAGGAGGGTGCGCGATActtcggcagcgccggcgccgacgtgctgcgcgctgATCATAACGTCCCTTTTACGCTTCTCGAGAGCTCGCTGCCAGAGCGCTGGGACGAGAagcgggagagggcggcggcgccgtcctgGCTGCTGGACATGCCGGTCATCTTTCCGAACCGACAGACGCTGCACGCCGACCCGCGCCCTTGCGACCCGTCTACGTGTGCATACTTGGAGAGCAACAAGTTCATGCTCTACACGCCGACCAACGTGCTCCGGTGGAGTGTCAGCGATAAGGGGGTCTCGAGCAATAGCCGCATCGTGCGCTGGAGCGATGGCTCCATGACGATGCACGTCGGCAACGACGTGCTGACGTTGCTGCCCTCGCAAGAGTCCACACTGAATCTACTCGGCGAGACGCTGGAAGTGGGCAAGGCAGGGATGGAAATCGATGCTGTGATTGCCTCCACGGTGCCAGAGAAGCATCTCACCGCGCGCCTCGGGGAGGCGGCCTCTATCGAGGCTGCCCTCGCGCaggagcgccgccagcgcaaATTGGAGAACCGCCACCGCAACTTGCCATATGCGGACTTTTCTATGCCGCCAATCGACTGGGCTCGTCCGCGCAAGGGACGCAGCATCCACGAAGAGTTTGTACGCGAGGAATACGAAATGCGCGAGCGGGAAATGAAGCGGCGCATCAAGGACGGCCGGCCGATGACactggcggagcagctgcagctaGAGGCACGACTTCAGGATCATGTCACCACTGCCtcggcggagcagctgcaggcggagcGCGAGGATCAGCTGCGTCGGGCGGCCCTCAAAGCGGCACAGCGTGCGGAGAACCGCAGTCAGAAGCGGAATCGGTTTGACCGAGATCTCGACCTGCACGGTGCCACCGATAGCGGGCATGGCATGGGGGGTGACCCGTTCCTGCGGGACAAGGAGGACGACGGGCGCGACAGCGATGAGGACGTCAGCGATGTCGACTCATTTGAGCAGCAGTTGGCGGACATGTACGCGCGAAACAACGCAGCCGACGCTACGGCAAAGCCCGTTGAAAAAAAGCTCAAATCCGAGCGAGGTAACTCTCGATATGACGGCTTAGCGGCGGCACTTCGGTCTCTGCTGACGCAAATTCCCATGAACGCCGAGGCGTTCGCCTCTGTGGACGGCACACTCACCTTCATTAGCATGAATGACACCCCAGAAGACGTAGTAAGGTCGGAGGTGCCGAAAATGctcgccgaggtggcggcagagctgccgACGGTGAACACACAGCGAGTGAAAGAGGAGATCGCCGCCCTCTTTCCTGGTGAGCTGTGA
- a CDS encoding conserved hypothetical protein (previous protein_id=AAZ14509.1), giving the protein MTKLVRKLKQMAKKRAHRKTVQKRKVERAQRELERRSEQQSEKLEDEVDREIARLNGELEKEAGARTGVSGPDMDEAATNVVVKRAVRIIGDLILDAPVTKKKQLTRKQAKRKEKMVERGLAVNDSLSKKWDRKKLCVKLRAQIRNEDLHN; this is encoded by the coding sequence ATGACGAAGCTAGTGCGAAAGCTGAAGCAGATGGCCAAGAAGCGGGCACATCGCAAGACAGTTCAGAAGCGAAAGGTagagcgtgcgcagcgcgagcTGGAGCGCCGCAGTGAGCAGCAATCCGAGAAGCTGGAAGACGAAGTTGACCGCGAGATTGCGCGGCTGAATGGAGAACTAGAGAAGGAAgctggcgcacgcactgGTGTGAGCGGCCCTGACATGGATGAGGCGGCGACGAACGTGGTGGTGAAGCGGGCAGTGCGCATTATTGGTGACCTCATCCTTGACGCCCCTGTGACGAAGAAGAAGCAGCTGACGCGCAAGCAGGCGAAGCGCAAGGAGAAGATGGTGGAGCGTGGGCTGGCAGTGAACGACAGCCTCTCCAAAAAGTGGGACCGCAAGAAGCTCTGTGTCAAGCTACGCGCGCAAATCCGAAACGAGGATTTGCACAACTGA
- a CDS encoding conserved hypothetical protein (previous protein_id=AAZ14510.1), with product MSAVLVDTRGHEYRLEMAVDPERGSYGALFAQATTYRAQRLFRPCMEDIPGLVEDNASEAGAKSLASAALVTYIPLTTSLQESDTTSEAALLHLLVQNIRLRRQADHPYLRTLIDAFYTNQVPSSPSSTSGGVGSVVVMKGPGASPASLSPPRENLVKQTGTAQDSGGTNWPAGAAAPALALSPAITALVVVEEYIEGCSLADYADAVAKMHLKQGNLKIQNDAAAIACQLAQALLHLHAVGHVLCRDLPLDCVHMDINKGCVQVRLPLSATAMLDMVEGSASAAPGAVMASPRTTSIGESTSNAFREGKCFVGAPELSKMSDWNKIASPPCGALPLYADVWALGLLMLQLCSLNHKNLSGATDATERLLVIRSHLLQPAALLPADTEEDMAELILSCLECSPTKRPTLSMLLKSSAFAKHRSFTMREPNRAVISLAQAVKAIRRHERTSASVQPAALHSRTMSTIDTDLPNQVVDDSLISLSLQDLHWTTPPSFRDVFVPILVSPPGTADLCEVPGGIASRDLTAAATTQGRQRPPPSLAAATEQALHDVALLHDRYRDICVMATQSSTSAAPSAQQSACAALRDRVQNTGQLPRDFTTTTTIMEELTEHLAKLEQNDPKLCLRFMELLLEGFATCPSDIAAVADSVALADTLFHASATDTAATSGAQPVRKEAPLEEATQHSVPGQKEAVFNVAETLRVMPSMPAHVISSDRAANTSSVLYNSWLRKQRKKHLKMDEY from the coding sequence ATGAGCGCCGTACTGGTCGACACCCGTGGTCACGAGTACCGGCTGGAGATGGCCGTGGATCCCGAGCGCGGCTCCTACGGTGCACTTTTTGCACAGGCCACAACGTATCGTGCCCAACGCCTCTTCCGTCCATGTATGGAGGACATACCGGGGCTTGTGGAGGACAATGCTAGTGAGGCGGGCGCCAAGTCGTTGGCGAGCGCAGCACTTGTCACGTACATTCCGCTCACCACCTCTCTTCAGGAGTCGGACACTACATCCGAAGCTGCTTTACTGCACCTTCTCGTGCAGAATATCCGCCTTCGCCGACAAGCTGATCACCCGTACCTGCGCACTCTGATAGATGCCTTCTACACCAACCAGGTGCCGAGCTCTCCAAGCTCCActagcggcggcgtcggcagcgtcgtcgtcatgAAAGGACCAGGCGCCTCCCCGGCGAGCCTGTCACCTCCACGCGAAAATCTCGTGAAGCAGACAGGCACTGCACAAGACAGTGGAGGCACCAACTggcctgctggcgcagccgcacccgcgCTGGCCTTGTCGCCAGCAATAACGGCGCTGGTGGTCGTGGAGGAGTACATTGAGGGCTGCTCGCTCGCCGACtacgccgacgccgtggcaaAGATGCATCTCAAGCAAGGCAACCTCAAGATTCAGAACGACGCGGCGGCCATTGCGTGCCAACTCGCGCAGgctctgctgcacctgcacgcTGTCGGGCATGTGCTGTGCCGTGATCTCCCCCTTGACTGCGTGCATATGGACATCAACAAGGGCTGCGTGCAGGTGCGGCTTCCTCTCTCAGCTACAGCGATGCTCGATATGGTGGAGGGGTCGGCCAGCGCTGCTCCGGGAGCGGTcatggcgtcgccgcgcacGACGTCTATCGGCGAATCAACAAGCAATGCCTTTCGTGAAGGAAAGTGTTTCGTTGGTGCACCAGAGTTGAGCAAAATGTCAGACTGGAATAAAATCGCGTCACCGCCATGTGGTGCGCTTCCTCTCTACGCTGATGTATGGGCGCTGGGGCTGCTGATGTTGCAGCTGTGTTCCTTGAATCACAAGAACCTCTCCGGGGCTACAGATGCTACTGAACGCCTTCTCGTGATTCGGAGTCATCTGCTCCAACCCGCAGCTCTGCTCCCGGCTGACACGGAAGAAGACATGGCCGAGCTCATTCTCAGCTGCCTGGAGTGCTCTCCCACGAAGCGGCCGACCCTTTCGATGCTGCTTAAGTCTAGTGCCTTTGCGAAGCACCGCTCCTTTACAATGCGCGAGCCAAACCGCGCCGTCATCAGCCTCGCTCAAGCCGTCAAAGCCATCAGGAGACATGAGCGCACATCTGCGTCGGTGCAACCGGCCGCGCTGCACTCGCGAACCATGAGCACGATCGACACAGACCTTCCTAACCAGGTCGTCGACGACTCCTTGATATCCCTATCGCTACAAGATCTGCACTGGACGACTCCGCCCAGCTTTCGCGACGTGTTTGTGCCGATTCTCGTGTCTCCTCCGGGAACAGCTGACCTGTGTGAGGTGCCAGGCGGCATTGCATCACGCGACCtgaccgccgcagccaccacgCAAGGTCGACAGCGTCCACCTCCGTCgttggcagcagcgacggagcAGGCACTGCACGATGTCGCGCTTTTGCATGATCGGTACCGCGACATATGTGTGATGGCCACACAGTCGTCTACATCAGCCGCGCCCTCTGCACAAcagagcgcgtgcgcagcgttGCGGGACCGCGTGCAGAACACTGGGCAGCTGCCACGCGACTTCACCACCACAACGACCATTATGGAGGAGCTCACTGAGCACTTGGCCAAGCTGGAGCAAAACGACCCTAAGCTGTGTTTGCGTTTTATGGAGCTCCTTTTGGAGGGCTTTGCGACCTGTCCGTCGGAcatcgccgctgtcgcagaCAGCGTTGCCCTGGCAGACACACTGTTCCACGCCTCTGCCACGGATACAGCGGCCACCAGTGGCGCGCAACCGGTGCGTAAAGAGGCCCCCCTCGAGGAAGCGACGCAGCACTCGGTACCTGGGCAAAAGGAAGCGGTTTTCAACGTCGCCGAAACGCTGCGTGTGATGCCCTCCATGCCAGCGCACGTGATCTCGTCTGACCGGGCCGCCAACACGTCTTCTGTCCTCTACAACTCGTGGCTACGGAAGCAGCGGAAAAAGCACCTGAAGATGGACGAATACTGA
- a CDS encoding conserved hypothetical protein (previous protein_id=AAZ14511.1) has translation MTLYSIYVFNRYGDTIYTKQWKRTSAVQHGEDGLVAGFVYTLQHISSQLSSTQAGGLRAVHTPLYKVHYLETMTGYRVALFTDKAMSTALVQVALTELLKDVFIRTVTKNPSYRHEKGMLITGTEFEEAMEALFRQKKLLT, from the coding sequence ATGACGCTGTACTCGATCTACGTGTTCAACCGATACGGGGACACCATCTACACAAAGCAGTGGAAGCGTAccagcgccgtgcagcaCGGCGAGGACGGTCTCGTCGCTGGCTTTGTCTACACCCTCCAGCACATCAGCTCGCAGTTGTCCTCCACCCAGGCCGGCGGCTTGCGGGccgtgcacacgccgctATACAAAGTGCACTACTTAGAGACAATGACGGGCTACCGCGTTGCACTCTTTACGGACAAAGCAATGAGCACGGCGCTCGTGCAAGTCGCCTTGACGGAGCTCCTCAAAGACGTGTTCATCCGTACCGTGACGAAGAACCCATCGTACAGACACGAGAAGGGCATGCTCATCACCGGAACAGAGTTTgaggaggcgatggaggcgctCTTTCGCCAAAAAAAGCTGCTGACGTGA
- a CDS encoding conserved hypothetical protein (previous protein_id=AAZ14512.1): MGEQRSVARMSKSAYRHPLAPKDPSQRNVTIPIRASRAAASASSSSASAALSAEDLKKQAQKVLLLQMQQKVLWEGTVIDDVNHALVQHFLKLSTNDKYRQARQMLVIGGRAMIEELCRAGHRPRHLMVECGKPIPEFLHDRRKTDVVLVDRSVSVAVTPGSDGYVGDFAIPTPPMKEKLIANHQRLNRVLVLDNIEDPGVLGTLLRTASGYQYDAIIATNHCADLYDHRVVRAARGAHFQTSVPIYTLKDEDGDDVYGLLNHIVERNNLLPLCYIAQADAAGVDGETAGTQTGFVSSPEAPVGRVFRSSVVGAAPVPLPAPRQSDSSYAASLSRELASVSQAREELLSDFCLDRFTGASSAEDDARSGYILFAGPNHKRNMLRRLERSLSRRSTRLLLDSLPSPSEAPSDLLIAMSVVLYTLRPRGNWDYLPVDTKHEHSTLDLQAKHASVDIGVNRLRVSVDDINLDEAEQQDRAHEANEFMRWRRLARRRGSDYDHWMAAEQRRVQAMVRRERQRRVAPWMPLRDAKTKPMPDWVPNIIDEYRQSLDRDALARERDISTSYQRPPR, encoded by the coding sequence ATGGGAGAGCAGCGCTCCGTCGCCCGGATGAGCAAGTCTGCCTACCGTCACCCGCTCGCACCCAAGGATCCATCGCAGCGCAACGTCACGATACCGATACGAGCGAGCCGggccgccgcttctgcgtCTTCCTCATCGGCCTCCGCTGCCCTTTCAGCAGAGGATCTCAAGAAGCAGGCCCAGAAGGTGCTGCTACTCCAAATGCAGCAGAAGGTGCTCTGGGAGGGAACAGTCATCGACGACGTGAATCACGCGTTGGTGCAGCACTTTCTGAAGCTCAGCACTAACGATAAGTACCGGCAGGCACGGCAGATGCTCGTCATCGGTGGACGGGCTATGATCGAGGAGCTGTGCCGCGCCGGGCACCGGCCACGTCACCTGATGGTAGAGTGCGGCAAGCCCATCCCGGAGTTTCTCCACGACCGCCGGAAAACGGACGTCGTACTTGTCGACAGGTCTGTCTCGGTTGCCGTCACGCCGGGCTCAGACGGCTACGTTGGTGACTTTGCGATCCCAACGCCGCCGATGAAGGAGAAGCTCATAGCAAATCATCAGCGGCTGAACCGTGTCCTTGTCCTCGACAACATCGAAGACCCTGGTGTGCTCGgcaccctcctccgcacTGCCTCGGGGTATCAGTACGACGCGATCATCGCGACGAATCACTGCGCTGACCTGTACGACCACCGCGTCGTTCGCGCTGCCCGCGGGGCGCACTTTCAAACCTCCGTCCCAATCTACACGTTGAAGGATGAGGACGGCGATGACGTGTATGGCTTGCTGAATCACATTGTCGAGCGCAACAACCTTCTGCCGCTCTGCTACATCGCACAGGCAGACGCTGCCGGCGTGGATGGCGAGACTGCGGGCACGCAGACAGGGTTTGTCTCCTCACCGGAGGCGCCTGTAGGACGCGTCTTTCGGTCTAGCGTGGTGGGGGCGGCGCCCGTGCCTCTTCCGGCACCGCGGCAGTCGGACTCCTCTTACGCGGCATCGTTGTCGCGCGAACTCGCCAGTGTCTCCcaggcgagggaggagctGCTTTCCGACTTCTGCCTCGACCGTTTCACAGGCGCATCCAGCGCTGAGGACGATGCGCGAAGCGGCTACATTCTCTTTGCCGGCCCGAACCACAAGCGGAACATGCTTCGTCGCCTGGAAAGGAGCCTGTCGCGGCGAAGCACGCGGCTTCTTCTCGACAGCCTCCCTTCCCCGAGCGAGGCGCCGTCGGATCTGCTCATTGCGATGTCAGTCGTGCTCTATACCCTCCGTCCGCGGGGCAACTGGGATTACCTGCCGGTGGACACAAAGCATGAGCACTCCACGCTGGACTTGCAGGCGAAACACGCCTCAGTGGACATTGGCGTCAACCGGCTGCGAGTCAGCGTTGATGACATCAACCTCGatgaggcggagcagcaagATCGTGCTCACGAGGCAAATGAGTTcatgcgctggcggcggctcgcgcgtcgccgcggcagcgactaCGACCATTGGATggcagcggagcagcgaCGGGTGCAGGCAATGGTGAGAcgtgagcggcagcgtcgtgtGGCGCCATGGATGCCATTACGTGACGCCAAGACAAAGCCGATGCCGGACTGGGTACCAAACATTATCGACGAGTACCGCCAGTCGCTTGATCGagacgcgctggcgcgcgagCGCGACATCAGCACCAGCTATCAACGGCCACCGAGGTGA